A part of Dreissena polymorpha isolate Duluth1 chromosome 13, UMN_Dpol_1.0, whole genome shotgun sequence genomic DNA contains:
- the LOC127855941 gene encoding uncharacterized protein LOC127855941 isoform X1: MAAVLGLVSSAVGGLVKTGAQVLGYGPKVCVLGHEHSSEEEAKACNAAEEKRKNNEVELSRDANRHQAAMQKEINEAERIKAAEKTKQAEIQATEQTKQAEIKAAEQTKQAEIRLKEKELELEEKREENRRKELQLEEEKLEAQKRKDELEAKRSKMCIIL; the protein is encoded by the exons ATGGCTGCGGTTTTAGGGCTTGTATCTAGTGCTGTTG gTGGATTAGTGAAAACGGGAGCACAGGTATTGGGTTATGGTCCAAAAGTTTGCGTCTTAGGACACGAACATAGTAGTGAAGAAGAGGCCAAAGCATGCAACGCAGC GGAAGAGAAGAGAAAGAATAATGAAGTCGAATTGTCACG CGATGCAAATCGTCACCAAGCAGCCATGCAAAAAGAGATCAATGAGGCCGAGCG CATCAAAGCCGCTGAAAAGACAAAACAGGCGGAAATACAAGCCACTGAACAGACAAAACAGGCGGAAATAAAAGCCGCTGAACAGACAAAACAGGCGGAAATAAG atTGAAAGAGAAGGAGCTAGAACTGGAAGAAAAAAG GGAAGAAAATCGTAGAAAAGAATTACAGCTGGAAGAAGAGAAACTTGAAGCACAGAAAAGAAAGGATGAGCTTGAGGCAAAGCG atcCAAGATGTGCATTATTCTGTAA
- the LOC127855941 gene encoding uncharacterized protein LOC127855941 isoform X2: MAAVLGLVSSAVGGLVKTGAQVLGYGPKVCVLGHEHSSEEEAKACNAAEEKRKNNEVELSRDANRHQAAMQKEINEAERIKAAEKTKQAEIQATEQTKQAEIKAAEQTKQAEIRLKEKELELEEKREENRRKELQLEEEKLEAQKRKDELEAKR, from the exons ATGGCTGCGGTTTTAGGGCTTGTATCTAGTGCTGTTG gTGGATTAGTGAAAACGGGAGCACAGGTATTGGGTTATGGTCCAAAAGTTTGCGTCTTAGGACACGAACATAGTAGTGAAGAAGAGGCCAAAGCATGCAACGCAGC GGAAGAGAAGAGAAAGAATAATGAAGTCGAATTGTCACG CGATGCAAATCGTCACCAAGCAGCCATGCAAAAAGAGATCAATGAGGCCGAGCG CATCAAAGCCGCTGAAAAGACAAAACAGGCGGAAATACAAGCCACTGAACAGACAAAACAGGCGGAAATAAAAGCCGCTGAACAGACAAAACAGGCGGAAATAAG atTGAAAGAGAAGGAGCTAGAACTGGAAGAAAAAAG GGAAGAAAATCGTAGAAAAGAATTACAGCTGGAAGAAGAGAAACTTGAAGCACAGAAAAGAAAGGATGAGCTTGAGGCAAAGCGGTAG